The Gemmatimonadota bacterium genomic sequence ATCGGGCGGTGCCAAGTGGCTCGTCCTCGGCGGGATCGACCGATACCTCTTTGGGGAGTTCCTGCAAGGCCCGCGCGTGCGTCCGCTGCATCTGATCGGCTCGTCGATCGGCAGCTGGCGCATGGCCTGCCTGGCGCAGCGGGACCCGGTGGGCGCTCTCGCGCGCGGCCACCACGGCTACATTGCCGGACAAGGGTATTCGCCCAAACCATCGACAGCAGAGGTCTCGCGGATCCTCGGCGCGGTCCTCGACGACCTGCTCGGCCCCACCGGTGTGGACGAGGTCCTTGCGCACCCAACCTTTCGCGTGCATGTGATCACGGCCGAGGGACGTGGCCTCGCGGCGAGCGACCGGCGACTGGCCCTCGCGACCTCCCTGGGGGTGGCGGCGGCGGCCAACCTCGTGACCCGTCGCACGTTGGCCCTGCATTTCCGGCGTTGTGTCTTCCATTCGGCCGGCGATGTCACGCCGTTTGCGCACCTGGACGACCTCCCGACGCGCCACGAGCCGTTGACCCGCGAGAATGTCCGTGCCGCGCTGCTGGCGTCCGGGTCGATTCCCCTGTTGATGGACGGGGTGCGCATCCCCGGCGTGCCCGGGACCTACTGGGACGGCGGGGTGCTCGACTACCACCTGGACATGGACCTGGGGGACGGTCCCGGGTTGGTGCTCTACCCGCACTTCTATGAC encodes the following:
- a CDS encoding patatin-like phospholipase family protein, which translates into the protein MASPLTIKAGTDALRVLRSRGLQLADIDVVPGASGGAKWLVLGGIDRYLFGEFLQGPRVRPLHLIGSSIGSWRMACLAQRDPVGALARGHHGYIAGQGYSPKPSTAEVSRILGAVLDDLLGPTGVDEVLAHPTFRVHVITAEGRGLAASDRRLALATSLGVAAAANLVTRRTLALHFRRCVFHSAGDVTPFAHLDDLPTRHEPLTRENVRAALLASGSIPLLMDGVRIPGVPGTYWDGGVLDYHLDMDLGDGPGLVLYPHFYDFIVPGWFDKALPWRRAGAGNFTHTVLIAPSREFVRSLPGGKIPDRRDFYDLSHEGRMARWQGVLDASAALGEMLRDLVASGRIADEAQPF